In Syngnathus scovelli strain Florida chromosome 11, RoL_Ssco_1.2, whole genome shotgun sequence, one DNA window encodes the following:
- the LOC125976713 gene encoding death-inducer obliterator 1 isoform X3 — protein MEENVSPELSLAHEPEQSQDHMDSCSQGDGEERLSEPTQTIPTESDEVAEEPIEKADKSSKANNELKKTWTFRRSTVAQREMPVEAAPDNHESRYPVRRSGRQSKRTDKLEEFLSTTKRVLRKSAPPSLEGGDPPSQTPTDAETASEASFDGNADTKTAEDKPESSDRRTRSRTREQTRRASQRGRWTRQSQSATVKDEESSENEDSEDGAEPQDKDAEQSGKGAKIEDTNANKEHQPGLDMQTKEEQKKKNVKGEDQEENDDDDDEETTEKGGLLVKRGPIRTYVNKKRAASSNSTSAKGQTPTQAVGKTGKPREQEDSDDGSSSSSSSTDSDEGYDPNALYCICRQKHNKRFMICCDRCEEWFHGDCVGITEARGRLMERNGEDYVCPNCTAKKSQVIRPATSTLSLSIDLKTKACALPLPPAGGAFGDVGSMTRSVAQAQLPSTSAGGDEKGAEDIGIKGRIEKATNPTGKKKIKIFQPTVQQATPPNMGQKGAPVSEKPACPTAEPKATTEMEQEKVASNVEVKTTDTEEAGKSAAAEDVSLPKCIGPGCESNAQPDSVYCGNDCILRHAAATVKSFAEVKEPQSKDQKSSPASKREATRQTRSQKDSGEDSGSDGGDDDDAPDEDDEDAHAVEQPPPPATASWCSDHNYIAVPPEKTTPISTTVLNTKSPPKEEKQSKKQVPAHVKPSSDSKTSSKVKKTMTTRASKVSPKGKRSSSQSSSSKATKRSATPPSKAASKSKKSRTTSTPPQSPYPPGPIHVTGALRVTKTNFTIPKKQPQQKDSPSHHQSSSSSRVPSSSSSSAPSSHSSSQRSHHAASSSSSSIPPPANHQMRQNIRRSLTDILYKRVSDSDDLTMTESEVARLAVAIEKEMFNICLSTDSKYKNKYRSLMFNLKDPKNKGLFYKVIRGDLSPFRLVRLSAEDMSSKEISEWKKPDPSQSQSSSGRAHSGHSKTSSRHDSHKVDAEDAPPPSDADDQDEPSVTASAAPQSSATEGGGSMPDIFSAMLKDTTLEHRTHLFDLNCKICTGQKTEDEIASKKSKSTRKSDQPRQEMHSASAVGQPQAATVYQQLIPPPYQPGIEPAIVVEQPQPQLYQEDPNSMAPAMQAIAPAVSSVSISRRDPRMARHSSGVTVTYTPSEKTPNTMGEPLPPPVIAPLDVATKATLPMPPAPPPLLALSKPSRTSSSEPPPEGETAIFLHGQERIWKGFINMQSVAKFVTKAYLVSGSFEYLKEDLPDTIHVGGRISPNTVWDYVGKLKTSLSKELCLIRFQPATEEEEVAYVSLFCYFSSRKRFGVVANSNRRIKDLYLIPLASKDPLPSKLLPFDGPGLEPARPNLLLGLLICQKDRKRPGVPLESDEKRSKIQIKEIDETGLPKPPLPVKVDRSTRQSLDISFSTTPPGSPPVSSSGTPNVAVATPSVFSLLSTVKAPATSSVTGVESPSSSSSIPAPAATATPLQTILNTLFGKKKQDSEASNSPSDQGAESSIPHSTMIDPIVQQFAQTKDKQVEEDEDDRPYDPEEEYNPSMGYSVPIKPIEVVNKPDVVQSEGDDIAYDPEDDSIFDEVQTTVADETGKSSCDDVTDPEKILASLKQKGKLTLPKQEDKHVPATDLPGASQASPAILGGSQLMQLGKKVEELVKSATPTINQSRDPRQRESRQGTGITTKTTDELLDKEELSSNDSSTTQQSVQEPQVASVAQLPDSSQDPEKPLPMEEEKSETLPFMETLKEEVSIPLLGETLEPDLEYDYLQDNEEKMKAEQDESVQAETEVDKYSIWPNAASILKGKEESEYDDNSQDAAICSSYNEPPNSSTITSAIPVLGDTHSHYPRHHRATSDFDDDYRSQSDIPRPSSYLQSQPMHGQNPMMRPPSMSVPPPIQGISSMSAPQSVQGPPPAIHGPPPVLGPPVLGPPIQADSSHPYGLPPSFPPYQNQWTRPQLPPPQQPLSRPPPQNLLPPRVTPPLYPPIGQRGPPPQMFDPLLRPQHSAQQGPPPGFPLPPTFDGQNQLPPPRFAGPPPPFNFPGNRGPPPPFTAPPPGHFDNRLPPPSIFSGPRGPLPSQYGDPSPIQMQPPMGDQSRGPRDHYSKDSHSFTHADQHLSHPPNMFKDSSATAYRGLPPSQYDDSRGPHSIVEINPQNKFGVPRPHSPPHRGGLDEHITLRQENRNKFGGSRPHSPPHRGGLDEHMALRQENRNKFGVHRLHSPPHRGGLDEHTPLSPLQENRNKFGVARLHSPPHRGALNEHMVLPPLQENRAMRDQTQPFGGSERYRFDRFSDEARRFSDEARPVRHSGPLLPTPTEAPIAPPSHIGGHSPDIRREDFWRRHSPDVMRRTNTNREGSEPQSTEPFGHFEAGLREQVSAPAQSLEERLKELSGDCRRDRDRDNPSSARSLWERNQGKRWSREREWERSRERDTDRESSRERDRSKGKEGEKNKEAEVERHKDEDTDKRRDRDREREKDRVKDRDTDRRDYDRERGRNRDKERDRDRERDRRRDRSRSRDRDRGKDRGRDRDKEKDSDRDKDRERDREKDRDKDKDRDRDRGRDKDRDGEKERDKDPDREREKDRDVDKDRDKDRDREREKDRSREKDRSRDRDREKDRDREKDRDREKDRDREKDRDREKDRDREKDRDREKDRDREKDREKDRDREKDRDREKDRDREKDRDREKDRSREKDRDKDRERDRGRDRRDTSRTRERREDKNSKHEKSKEKEKTSVNDKNSS, from the exons ATGGAGGAGAATGTGAGCCCTGAGCTCTCTCTAGCTCATGAGCCAGAACAGAGCCAAGACCATATGGATAGCTGCTCTCAAG GTGATGGGGAAGAGCGACTCAGCGAGCCAACGCAAACCATCCCGACAGAAAGTGACGAAGTGGCAGAGGAGCCAATAGAGAAAGCGGACAAATCTTCCAAAGCCAACAACGAATTGAAGAAAACGTGGACATTCCGTCGCTCCACTGTTGCTCAAAGAGAGATGCCAGTGGAAGCAGCACCCGACAACCACGAGAGCCGCTATCCTGTTCGCCGAAGCGGCAGACAGTCCAAACGCACCGACAAACTGGAGGAATTTCTCTCCACCACGAAAAGAGTGCTACGAAAGAGCGCGCCGCCGTCCCTGGAAGGCGGGGATCCTCCTTCGCAAACCCCAACCGATGCGGAAACCGCCTCTGAGGCCAGCTTTGACGGGAACGCAGACACAAAGACGGCGGAAGACAAGCCCGAGTCGTCCGACAGGAGAACCCGAAGTAGGACGAGGGAGCAGACTCGACGGGCGTCTCAGCGCGGCAGGTGGACACGCCAATCCCAAAGCGCCACGGTCAAAGATGAAGAAAGCTCAGAGAATGAAGACAGCGAAGATGGCGCCGAGCCGCAGGACAAAGATGCGGAGCAATCTGGAAAAGGGGCCAAGATAGAAGACACAAATGCTAATAAGGAACACCAGCCTGGGTTGGATATGCAAACAAAGGAAgagcaaaagaagaaaaatgttaAAGGGGAAGATCAAGAGGAgaatgacgacgacgacgatgaggaGACCACAGAAAAAGGCGGCTTGTTGGTAAAGCGCGGCCCAATTCGTACATACGTGAATAAAAAGCGGGCGGCAAGTTCAAATAGTACGTCTGCCAAGGGACAGACTCCCACGCAAGCTGTCGGCAAGACAGGCAAGCCTCGGGAACAGGAGGACAGCGATGACGGttcctcttcctcatcttccAGCACTGATTCTGACGAAGGATACGACCCCAATGCACTGTATTGCATCTGTCGCCAGAAACACAACAAAAG GTTCATGATCTGCTGTGACCGCTGCGAGGAGTGGTTCCATGGAGACTGTGTGGGCATAACAGAGGCTCGGGGCCGTCTGATGGAGAGAAATGGCGAGGATTACGTTTGCCCCAACTGCACGGCTAAAAAAAGCCAAGTGATCAGGCCTGCCACCTCCACGCTGTCCCTGAGCATAGACCTCAAGACCAAAGCTTGTGCTTTACCTCTACCTCCTGCTGGTGGCGCTTTTGGTGACGTGGGTTCCATGACAAGATCGGTGGCGCAGGCACAACTGCCGTCAACATCTGCCGGCGGTGACGAGAAAGGAGCGGAGGACATCGGGATCAAAGGCAGGATCGAGAAAGCCACAAATCCAACAGGGAAAAAGAAGATAAAAATCTTTCAGCCG ACGGTACAGCAGGCAACGCCACCAAACATGGGCCAGAAGGGGGCGCCTGTGTCAGAAAAGCCAGCGTGCCCCACAGCAGAGCCAAAAGCAACAACAGAGATGGAGCAGGAGAAAGTGGCTTCAAACGTGGAGGTGAAAACGACCGACACGGAAGAGGCCGGAAAGTCAGCGGCAGCGGAGGACGTGTCGCTTCCCAAATGCATCGGTCCCGGCTGCGAGAGCAACGCCCAGCCCGACTCTGTGTACTGCGGAAATGACTGCATCCTGAGACACGCTGCCGCTACTGTGAAGTCGTTCGCCGAAGTCAAAGAGCCTCAGAGCAAAGATCAGAAATCCAGCCCTGCGTCAAAG AGGGAAGCCACCAGACAGACGAGGTCCCAGAAGGACAGCGGCGAGGACTCTGGGAGCGACGGAGGAGACGACGACGACGCTCCggatgaggatgatgaagacGCGCACGCTGTGGAGCAGCCGCCGCCTCCCGCCACTGCGTCATGGTGCAGCGACCATAATTACATTGCAGTACCACCAGAAAAGACTACACCCATATCAACAACAGTTTTAAACACAAAGT CCCCTCCCAAAGAAGAGAAACAGTCAAAGAAACAGGTCCCGGCTCACGTTAAACCCTCTTCTGATTCCAAGACCTCCTCCAAAGTGAAGAAGACCATGACCACTCGGGCGTCCAAGGTCTCTCCAAAGGGCAAGAGGTCGTCCTCTCAGTCCAGCAGCTCTAAAGCAACCAAGAGGTCCGCGACTCCGCCCAGTAAAGCCGCGTCAAAGTCCAAGAAATCGCGAACGACAAGCACACCGCCTCAGTCACCATACCCTCCTGGGCCGATCCACGTCACGGGAGCGCTAAGAGTCACCAAGACCAACTTTACCATTCCAAAGAAGCAGCCTCAACAAAAAGACTCTCCATcccatcatcaatcatcatcgtcgtcaagaGTCCCATCATCTTCGTCGTCTTCAGCTCCCTCCAGCCATTCTTCATCCCAAAGGTCTCATCATGCCGCCTCATCCTCGTCATCCTCGATCCCACCGCCCGCCAACCACCAGATGAGACAGAACATCCGTCGCTCCCTGACCGACATCCTTTACAAGAG GGTGAGTGACAGCGATGATCTGACAATGACGGAGAGCGAGGTGGCGAGGCTTGCCGTTGCCATCGAGAAGGAGATGTTTAACATCTGCCTCAGCACAGATAGCAAGTACAAAAACAAGTACCGGTCGCTCATGTTCAACCTCAAGGACCCAAAAAACAAA GGCTTGTTCTACAAGGTAATTAGAGGTGATCTTAGCCCTTTCCGACTGGTGAGGCTGAGCGCAGAAGATATGAGTTCCAAGGAGATATCGGAGTGGAAGAAGCCTGACCCCTCCCAG AGCCAGTCCTCAAGTGGAAGGGCCCATTCAGGTCATTCCAAAACAAGCAGTAGGCACGACTCTCACAAAGTGGATGCGGAGgatgccccgcccccttccGATGCCGAT GACCAAGATGAGCCCAGCGTCACTGCTTCAGCTGCACCTCAGTCTTCTGCGACTGAGGGCGGCGGTAGTATGCCGGATATTTTCAGTGCCATGCTCAAAGACACAACGTTGGAACACAGGACTCATTTGTTTGACCTCAACTGTAAAATATGCACAG GTCAAAAGACAGAAGATGAGATTGCATCCAAAAAATCCAAATCCACGAGGAAGTCCGACCAACCCAGACAAGAGATGCATTCAGCCAGCGCCGTCGGCCAACCGCAAGCGGCCACGGTCTACCAACAGCTCATCCCACCGCCATACCAGCCCGGCATAGAACCGGCCATCGTCGTCGAGCAGCCACAGCCACAACTTTACCAAGAGGACCCTAACAGTATGGCCCCGGCTATGCAGGCCATCGCCCCCGCTGTTTCCTCTGTCAGCATCTCACGAAGAGACCCGCGCATGGCCAGGCATAGCTCCGGCGTTACGGTCACTTACACTCCTTCAGAAAAAACCCCAAACACCATGGGAGAGCCACTCCCCCCTCCtgtcattgctcctttggatgttGCCACCAAAGCAACCCTTCCGATGCCCCCTGCTCCTCCACCCTTGTTGGCTTTGTCAAAACCATCCAGAACAAG TAGTTCTGAGCCTCCTCCTGAGGGGGAGACTGCAATCTTCCTCCATGGTCAAGAGAGGATTTGGAAAGGCTTCATCAACATGcagtctgtggccaagtttGTAACCAAAGCTTACTTGGTTTCAGGCTCTTTTGAGTACCTAAAAGAG GATTTGCCAGACACCATTCATGTTGGAGGACGCATCTCTCCAAACACAGTGTGGGACTATGTTGGGAAATTGAAAACATCCTTGTCCAAG GAGCTGTGTTTGATCCGATTCCAGCCAGCCACAGAGGAAGAGGAAGTAGCTTACGTGTCTCTCTTCTGTTACTTCAGCAGCAGGAAAAGATTTGGTGTGGTAGCTAACAGTAACCGGAGGATCAAAGATCTCTATCTGATTCCTTTGGCCTCAAAGGACCCACTCCCCTCCAAACTTTTACCATTTGATGGACCAG GACTTGAGCCAGCCCGGCCCAACCTTCTACTGGGCCTCTTGATCTGCCAGAAGGATAGAAAGCGTCCCGGTGTTCCATTGGAAAGTGATGAGAAACGATCTAAGATACAAATCAAAGAGATCGATGAGACTGGTCTTCCGAAGCCACCTCTCCCAGTCAAAGTGGATCGAAGCACACGCCAAAGTTTGGACATTTCTTTCAGTACTACTCCCCCAGGGTCTCCTCCTGTCAGCTCCTCCGGGACCCCAAATGTTGCTGTGGCCACCCCATCTGTCTTTTCTCTTTTGTCAACCGTTAAAGCACCTGCCACGTCCTCTGTCACGGGTGTGGAGTCTCCATCCTCATCCAGCTCTATCCCTGCTCCTGCAGCAACCGCCACGCCTCTCCAGACCATCCTCAACACTCTGTTTGGCAAGAAAAAGCAAGACTCTGAAGCTTCCAACTCACCATCTGATCAGGGTGCAGAATCTTCCATCCCGCACTCTACAATGATCGATCCAATTGTGCAACAGTTTGCACAGACAAAAGACAAACAGGTtgaggaggatgaagatgacCGACCTTATGACCCTGAGGAAGAGTATAACCCAAGTATGGGTTACAGTGTGCCTATTAAACCGATTGAGGTCGTAAATAAACCTGACGTTGTACAGAGCGAAGGTGACGACATTGCATATGACCCTGAAGATGACTCAATATTTGATGAAGTCCAAACTACTGTAGCAGATGAAACTGGAAAATCTTCATGTGATGATGTAACAGACCCGGAAAAGATCCTGGCAAGCCTTAAACAGAAAGGAAAGCTGACGCTCCCAAAACAGGAAGACAAACATGTGCCAGCCACTGACTTGCCCGGGGCTTCACAAGCATCCCCAGCCATTTTGGGCGGTAGTCAGTTAATGCAGCTTGGTAAAAAAGTGGAAGAGCTTGTGAAATCGGCCACACCCACCATTAACCAGAGCAGAGATCCTCGCCAGAGGGAATCTCGCCAGGGGACGGGCATCACGACAAAAACAACAGATGAGCTGCTTGATAAAGAGGAGTTGTCTTCCAATGACTCTTCTACAACTCAGCAGTCAGTTCAAGAGCCACAGGTGGCTTCTGTTGCTCAGCTTCCCGACTCCTCACAAGACCCAGAGAAGCCATTACCAATGGAGGAAGAGAAATCTGAGACATTGCCCTTTATGGAGACTTTAAAAGAAGAGGTGTCCATTCCTTTATTAGGAGAGACTTTGGAACCTGATCTGGAGTATGACTATCTTCAAGACAATGAAGAGAAAATGAAAGCAGAGCAAGATGAGAGCGTCCAGGCTGAAACCGAGGTAGACAAGTATAGTATTTGGCCAAATGCTGCGAGTATTTTAAAAGGTAAAGAGGAATCAGAATACGATGACAATAGCCAAGACGCGGCAATTTGTAGCTCCTACAATGAGCCACCAAACTCCTCGACAATTACTTcggcaattccggtcctcggTGACACTCATTCTCATTATCCGCGACATCACAGGGCAACGTCAGACTTTGACGACGATTATAGATCACAAAGTGACATCCCCCGACCATCTAGTTATCTCCAATCTCAACCAATGCACGGACAGAATCCCATGATGAGGCCTCCATCAATGTCAGTACCACCACCCATACAAGGCATCTCTTCAATGTCTGCGCCACAGTCTGTGCAAGGACCGCCACCAGCTATCCACGGTCCTCCTCCAGTACTTGGTCCTCCAGTACTCGGTCCTCCAATCCAAGCTGACAGCAGCCATCCATACGGCCTCCCTCCGAGTTTCCCACCCTATCAAAACCAATGGACACGCCCCCAACTACCACCTCCACAGCAGCCGCTCTCCAGACCACCTCCTCAGAACCTTTTACCACCTAGAGTAACACCACCACTTTACCCAccaattggccagagaggtcctcCACCTCAAATGTTTGATCCTCTTCTCCGCCCTCAGCATAGTGCACAACAAGGCCCTCCTCCAGGCTTTCCCCTCCCACCTACATTTGATGGACAGAATCAGCTACCTCCTCCACGATTTGCTGGTCCACCTCCACCATTTAATTTTCCTGGAAACAGAGGTCCTCCTCCACCTTTCACAGCACCACCACCGGGACATTTTGATAACAGGCTTCCTCCCCCTTCCATCTTCTCAGGGCCAAGGGGTCCCCTACCATCTCAATATGGTGATCCAAGTCCAATTCAAATGCAACCCCCAATGGGAGACCAAAGCCGTGGCCCCAGGGACCACTATAGTAAAGATAGTCACTCATTCACACATGCGGACCAACATCTCAGTCATCCTCCCAATATGTTCAAAGACAGCTCAGCGACCGCTTACCGGGGTCTTCCACCTAGTCAGTATGATGACTCAAGAGGCCCGCATTCTATTGTGGAGATCAATCCACAAAATAAGTTTGGAGTTCCCAGGCCACACTCGCCACCACATCGAGGAGGTCTGGATGAGCACATCACTCTTCGTCAGGAGAATAGGAACAAGTTTGGAGGTTCCAGGCCACACTCGCCACCACATCGAGGAGGTCTGGATGAGCACATGGCTCTTCGTCAGGAGAATAGGAACAAGTTTGGGGTTCACAGGTTACACTCACCACCACATCGAGGAGGTTTGGATGAGCACACACCTCTTTCTCCTCTTCAGGAGAATAGAAACAAGTTTGGGGTCGCCAGGCTACATTCGCCACCACATCGAGGAGCTTTGAATGAGCACATGGTTCTTCCTCCACTTCAGGAAAACCGAGCAATGAGAGATCAGACTCAGCCTTTTGGTGGCTCTGAACGATACCGCTTTGATAGGTTTTCAGATGAGGCAAGAAGGTTTTCTGATGAGGCAAGACCTGTTCGCCACAGTGGCCCTCTGCTACCGACCCCCACCGAGGCTCCTATTGCTCCTCCGAGTCACATAGGCGGTCACAGTCCAGATATACGGCGAGAGGACTTCTGGCGCCGACATTCCCCTGATGTCATGAGGAGAACCAACACCAACCGAGAGGGCTCAGAACCGCAAAGCACGGAACCCTTCGGTCACTTTGAAGCGGGGCTCCGAGAACAAGTTTCTGCTCCCGCTCAGTCATTAGAAGAAAGACTTAAGGAGCTCTCTGGTGACTGCAGAAGAGACAGAGACCGCGACAACCCTTCCTCCGCGAGGTCCTTGTGGGAGAGGAATCAGGGCAAGCGGTGGAGCAGAGAACGAGAATGGGAGAGAAGCAGAGAGCGCGACACCGATCGTGAATCCAGCAGAGAACGGGATCGCAGCAAAGGAAAAGAGGGCGAGAAAAATAAAGAGGCAGAGGTGGAGCGACACAAGGATGAAGACACAGACAAGAGGAGAGACCGTGACAGAGAAAGAGAAAAGGACAGAGTCAAGGACAGGGACACAGACAGAAGGGATTATGATCGCGAAAGAGGACGAAATCGCGATAAAGAGCGAGACCGAGACCGTGAGCGAGACAGGAGACGCGACAGGTCCCGAAGTAGAGACCGGGATCGAGGGAAAGACCGAGGTAGAGACAGAGACAAAGAGAAGGACAGTGACAGAGACAAAGACAGGGAGAGGGACAGAGAAAAAGATCGGGACAAAGATAAAGACAGAGATCGGGACAgaggcagagacaaagatagagATGGAGAGAAAGAGCGAGATAAAGATCCAgatagagaaagagagaaagacagagacGTAGACAAAGATAGAGACAAAGACCGTGACCGGGAAAGAGAGAAGGATAGAAGTCGAGAAAAAGACAGATCCCGTGACAGAGACCGGGAGAAAGACAGAGACCGGGAGAAAGACAGAGACCGGGAGAAAGACCGAGACCGGGAGAAAGACCGAGACCGGGAAAAAGACAGAGACCGGGAAAAAGACAGAGACCGGGAGAAGGACCGGGACCGGGAGAAGGACCGGGAGAAGGACAGAGACCGGGAGAAAGACCGCGACCGGGAGAAAGATCGAGACCGGGAGAAAGACCGAGACCGGGAGAAAGACAGAAGCCGGGAAAAAGACAGAGATAAAGACCGTGAAAGAGACCGTGGCAGGGACCGCCGAGATACAAGTAGAACCCGGGAAAGGAGAGAAGATAAAAATAGCAAACATGAAAAATCCAAGGAGAAAGAAAAGACTTCGGTAAATGATAAAAACTCTTCCTAG